In Lentilactobacillus sp. SPB1-3, the sequence TCACTTGAAGATTTAGTTACTCAAATGGTGGCTAAAACTAATCAAGTTTTGACGCCATACTATTCATCGATTAAAAAAGAAAAGCTAACTGTTCAACAATTCTTAACGTTGGCTTCACTTGCTGAAAAAGAAGGCGTGAGTCAATCGGATCGTCGTAAGATTGCTGGTGTATTTATGAACCGGATTAAGATCAATATGCCAATTCAGTCAGATATTTCAGTGTTGTATTCACTGGGAGTTCGCGACAAGGAATTAACCACTAAAGATTTACAAAATGATTCGCCATATAACTTGTATGTAAATACTGGTTATGGACCGGGACCATTTGATAGTCCAAGTTTAAGCTCGATTCAAGCTGTGTTAAAACCACTTGATCGATCAAAGAATTATTTGTATTTTGTTGCTGACACTAAAACTGGAAAGGTGTATTATTCAAAGACGTATGCAGAACACCAAGCCAAGAGTGCCAAATACTTGCACAATAACTAGAATCTGAGGAGCATTAAGATGAGCGCAGAAAAAAGACCTGTAGTCATTGGGGTCACTGGTGGTTCAGGTAGTGGAAAAACCACTGTTAGTCGAAAAATATTTAACGAGCTTGCTGACAATTCAATTATGATTTTACAGCAGGATTCTTACTATAATGATCAAAGCGATATGTCCATGGAAGAGCGTAAGGCGGTCAATTATGATCACCCGTTAGCTTTTGATACTGATTTATTGATTGATCAATTAAAAGATTTGTTGGAATATAAGGCTATTGAAAAACCAGTTTATGATTATTCTCAATTTACTCGGAGTCAAGAAACCATTCATCAAGAACCACGCGAAGTAATCATCATTGAAGGTATTTTGATTTTAGATGATAAACGACTTCGTGATTTGATGGATATTAAAGTTTATGTGGATACTGATGACGATATTCGCATCATTCGTCGAATTGAACGTGATAACGGTGAGCGTGGTCGAGACCTTGAGGGTATCATCAAACAATATTTAAGTACCGTTAAACCCATGTACCATCAATTCGTGGAACCCACTAAACGATACGCGGACATCATTGTTCCCGAGGGTGGCGAAAACCAGGTTGCAATTGACTTATTGACAACTAAAATTCGTTCAATTCTGTTAAAACGTGGTAACGAACATGTTGCAAATAATCAAGATTCAACAATCTAATTAAGGAGACTTTTTAATGGCTGAAGATAGTTATCCAATGACGGCTGAAGGCCGCCAAAAATTACAAGAAGAACTTGAGGACTTGAAACTAGTTCAACGTCCTAAAGTGGTCGAAAGAATCAAAATTGCTCGTTCATATGGTGATTTATCAGAAAATTCTGAATATGAATCAGCTAAGGACGAACAAAGTATGTTGGAAGGCCGTATTCAAACTGTTGAACACATGCTTCAATATGCAGAAATCATTGATGCAAACGGTACAGATAAGAACGAAGTTACAGTTGGTAAGACTGTGACATTCCAAGAACTTCCGGATGAAGAACCAGAAAGTTATCAAATCGTCGGAGCCGCTGAAGCAGATCCGATGTCAGGTAAGATTTCTAACGAATCACCAATCGCTAAAGGACTTTTAGGTCACAAGCTTGATGAAGTAGTTACAATTGAAATTCCTGCCGGTAACATGGAAGTTAAGATTACTAAAATTGAATAATCAAATGATTTAACTGAGGCTCTCGTCATAATTTGATGGGAGCCTTTAGTTTACTTTGTGAAAAAAATTAATGATGTTATAATGATGTAAGCGAATACAATGATTTGGTGGTGGTAAATGTGAAAATTACAGTAACTGACGCTGCAAGTAAGTGGTTTGAGGACGAAATGGGCTTAAGTAGTGGTAACGGAGTTCGTTTCTATGGCAAGGTATATGGTAAGACACCGGTTCATGATGGCTTTTCATTGGCACTAACTCGAGATGATCATCCCAATAAAGTGTATTCTGAGACCGAAAAGGATGGCATCAAATTCTTTGTTGATCAGGGCGACGAATGGTTCTTTAAGGGTTATGATCTCACAGTCGATTTTGATCCTGAATTAGGTGACAATGTCACATATCGCTATGAAGAAAATGGCGAATTGGGATAAATCAATTCAATAAAAAATCCGATTCACACGTACCAACGTGTAAATCGGATTTTTTATTTGCGGCGACGTACGATTGCTGTGCTAGTTAGTGTGATAATTAATGTGATGCACGAAATCACGATTCCTAAAAGTAAACCTTGTGGACGATAACTGAATTTAACTGTCTTAGCACCACCAGGGTTATTAACATAGATAAATGTGTTTGCCCATTTATGAATTGGGACTGTCTTGTTTTTGATTTCAGCATGCCATCCTGAATCATAGGGGATGGAAGTGACGATAGTCTTATTATCTTGATGTTTAAAATTAGCGACAATGTGGGTACTGTTAGTTTGATTAATCTTAACGGAGTCTTGTTTGATTTTCGCTGCCCAATTGGCTAATTTTTGTTGATTTAATTGATAGAACTTAATTGATGAAAGCCAAATATTCTGTTTGGTAGTACTAATATTCATATCAAATATTTTGGTGTGATTACTAGAATTACCAATATTTACGATCACTGAGTGCTTAAACGGTGTGAATTGTTTGATTTTAACGCCGTTGGTAGTGATTGAAATGTCTCTCACAGGAGTCTGTTCGTTGATGGTCATATACAATGAACTATGAGCTTTAATTTTGATTTTGGCGCCGATATATGCCTTTTTTAATAGCAATTTTTTATTGATGATGGCATTGTTAAGACTATTTACGGGAGTGGCATTTTCAGCCGTGAAATCGTAAGGGCTGATTTCAGTCAATAAGTTACCAGTCATGCCAAAACTGTTGGCTAATTCATTTTGATAGGTGATTGGGTCATCATTTTGATATTTTGGATGTGTATTTTTTAGGTTGCTTCTAAAAACGAGCGGTAGTGCGTTTTGATTTTGATAGGTGTCGAGATAGGCATTTCGGTCAATTAAATTGTAAGCCGATAATTCAGGCCGGTTAGTATTTAAATTGGTAAGGGTATTAAAAATCGTATTAGAACTCTTAGTTGCAAATGGATTTTCAGTGATCAAATATTTGAACCCAAGTAATGAATCAGTGAAAAGTGTTGGATTAGTATAAACGACAAATGCATCACCATTTGGATTACCCATATCACCATAAAACTTTGAAACGTTATTTTCTAAAGTTGATGAAAAATTAGAACCGCCATTATAGCCGGCAGTCAAAGCATCATTTTTAGAACGTTGAAAAGTTTTACCAACTCGATAAAAATTGTGATCGCGTTGCTTAAGTATATCCGTGGACTGTTCAGTCATCTGAGCAAATTTTGTGTAATCGCTGGAACTTAAATACGATATGTTGTTCAGCGAATTGACTAGATTTAAACTCATTTCGCCACTAACTAAAATCAATAGTCCGAGCTGAAGAATTCGCACTGTGGGAATAATATCTTGAATTGAGATCAAAGCAATCGTGGCAACCACATAAATGACGCCAAAGGTAAATGCGTCAGTGCTGAGATACTCAAATTTGGATAGGTTAACTAAAATATAGAGCAATCCCAAAGCAATGATTCCACTGGAAATGATCAGAGCACGTCGATTCAATCCTTCGTGAACTATCGATAAATAGGCCTTATAAGCAATGACTATCATCCAGAAAGAG encodes:
- the udk gene encoding uridine kinase, producing MSAEKRPVVIGVTGGSGSGKTTVSRKIFNELADNSIMILQQDSYYNDQSDMSMEERKAVNYDHPLAFDTDLLIDQLKDLLEYKAIEKPVYDYSQFTRSQETIHQEPREVIIIEGILILDDKRLRDLMDIKVYVDTDDDIRIIRRIERDNGERGRDLEGIIKQYLSTVKPMYHQFVEPTKRYADIIVPEGGENQVAIDLLTTKIRSILLKRGNEHVANNQDSTI
- the greA gene encoding transcription elongation factor GreA, whose product is MAEDSYPMTAEGRQKLQEELEDLKLVQRPKVVERIKIARSYGDLSENSEYESAKDEQSMLEGRIQTVEHMLQYAEIIDANGTDKNEVTVGKTVTFQELPDEEPESYQIVGAAEADPMSGKISNESPIAKGLLGHKLDEVVTIEIPAGNMEVKITKIE
- a CDS encoding HesB/YadR/YfhF family protein yields the protein MKITVTDAASKWFEDEMGLSSGNGVRFYGKVYGKTPVHDGFSLALTRDDHPNKVYSETEKDGIKFFVDQGDEWFFKGYDLTVDFDPELGDNVTYRYEENGELG
- a CDS encoding YfhO family protein; the protein is MKSKKLVYFLSFLIPLLIVSGYFIFRSFAPFGSSSVLTVDLGQQYVDFFAFYKHAMLNDPSSILYSFQKALGGNMLGTWSYYLMSPLNLIFLLFPMKLLPAAIGIVTILKYSLSGLTFSIFLVHRFKEKSLSVITFSVSYALMGWMVANQLNLLWLDAVILLPLIFLGLEKLMHKKWSPLFIISMAAMLMINYYMAYMIAIFTTLYLLLFTIPLVKSFTEYLKHMMRYIGNFLIAVLLSAWITVPTFIALQNSKVAYSSNELKFKFEYNPLLMIGKFINGSFDFKQMPNGTPNLFVASLVIFAFIYFFVSPRTSKIDKILSLGLTAFFILSMCFNPLDIFWHAFQLPVWYSYRFAYIFSFWMIVIAYKAYLSIVHEGLNRRALIISSGIIALGLLYILVNLSKFEYLSTDAFTFGVIYVVATIALISIQDIIPTVRILQLGLLILVSGEMSLNLVNSLNNISYLSSSDYTKFAQMTEQSTDILKQRDHNFYRVGKTFQRSKNDALTAGYNGGSNFSSTLENNVSKFYGDMGNPNGDAFVVYTNPTLFTDSLLGFKYLITENPFATKSSNTIFNTLTNLNTNRPELSAYNLIDRNAYLDTYQNQNALPLVFRSNLKNTHPKYQNDDPITYQNELANSFGMTGNLLTEISPYDFTAENATPVNSLNNAIINKKLLLKKAYIGAKIKIKAHSSLYMTINEQTPVRDISITTNGVKIKQFTPFKHSVIVNIGNSSNHTKIFDMNISTTKQNIWLSSIKFYQLNQQKLANWAAKIKQDSVKINQTNSTHIVANFKHQDNKTIVTSIPYDSGWHAEIKNKTVPIHKWANTFIYVNNPGGAKTVKFSYRPQGLLLGIVISCITLIITLTSTAIVRRRK